From the genome of Lepus europaeus isolate LE1 chromosome 23, mLepTim1.pri, whole genome shotgun sequence:
TTACAGAATAGCAGCTGATATAGGTAACACCTGACCTGCAAAGTAGgcgctcagtaaatatttgctactTAAATATAACTTGGAAATGTAAATAgagaggccaatgctgtggtgtggcaggttaggCAACTGCTGTattaccagcatcccacgtgggttctggttcgattcctggctgttccactgcctattcagctccctgtaaGTGTGCCTgtggggcagcagaggatggccagggtgcttgggcccctgtacccacgtggaagacctggaggaatttcctggctttggacttgcccagcttcagcttcagcttttgtggtcatttagggagtgaacgagtagatggaagatctcttcctgtctctcctctctctgtaattctgccttttttttaaaaaaaaatatttattttatgtatttgaaagtcagagttacacaaagagaggaggagaggcagagagagagcgagcggtctttcatccactggttcactctccagttggccacaatggctggagctgggccgatctgaaggcaggaaccaggagtttgttctgggtctcccacatgggtgcaggggcccaaggacttgggctattttctacagcttttccaggccatagcagagagctagatcggaactgaagcagctgagactcaaactggagctcatatgggatgccagcactgcaggtagcggctttacctgctacactacaccggccccaactctgcctttcaaataaaataaatcttttaagaaatttgaTTTGCCCTATCTTATGAAACTTGCCAAACACACACCTGGACTCTCAAACTAGATTAAGTGGAATACATTGCATTAACGAAAGGATTCTTAACATCATATTTTCTCCAGGTGCTTCCCTGCTAATCtaagttgttttatttaaaaaaaaaaaaaaaatctaggggccAATGTGGTGCTGCTGGTTAAAGCCAcagcttatgatgctggcatcccatactggagtgctgcttgagtcctggcttctgatccagcttcctaccattgtgccagggaaggcagagggtgATGATCCAAGtatacttgggtcccagccacccatgtggaagaccaggagttTCAGGCTCTAAGCTTTGGCCTGTCCAGACTAGGttattttggccattttgggaTCTTccagcagaagatctctctttgtctgtctctcactttctattgctttgccttttaaataaataaataaaatctctttttaaaaaattgtcttgggggctggcactgtggtgcagtgggttaaagccctggcctgcagcaatggcatccaatatgggtgccgtacaagtcccagcttctctacttccaatctagcactctgctatggcctaggaaagcagtggaagatggcccaagtccttgggttcctgtgccTGCATTGGGggtccagaggaagttcctggctcctggcttcagatcagctcagctctggccattgcagtcatttggggagtgaatcagaggatagaagacctccctctctctgtagctcttatgaataaataaatgaatctttaaaaaacaaaactgtctaTACCTCTGTCTCtaaaactctgccattcaaattaagaaaataaaaatttaaaaaaagggtggctggggctggtgctgtggcatagtaggttaagcgttgacctgtgacactggcatcccatatgggtgccagctcaagtcccagctgctccacttctgatccagctctctgctatggcctgggaaagcagtagaagatggcacaagtccttgggcccctgcacccacctgggagacctggaagaagcccctggcatCAGAATggcccagttgcagccattgtggccttgtgggaagtgaaccagtagatggaagacctctttctctctgcccttcaaataaattatatatatatatatatatatatatatatatatatggcaaatTTGAAGAATCACTGCTGATTTAGTATGTCAATATATGGTATATTACATTTTGAAGTCCAACAATCTGACACAATGTTCAGAGAACTCTGAAAGGTCatttcatctatctatctacctctttattttaatatctatATCTAGTTTcatttggtcatttttattttttttaacaattaaacACAGATTatcaagaaagaatgaaaggtAAACATTTATTaccaaggaagagaaaaatgtatACAGGAAAGTCTACGTTTTTTCTTTTCATGCACTACTTTTGTAATAAGTTTCCAAGTATCAACTTTTAAGATTTTACAAGGGTAATTTTTCTTTACATAGGACCATTTACTGTGTGGTGGACATTGTTATCATAGAAATCATATATTGTAAACTAAATATATTCTTATAGTTTACAAGAAACATAGAGCAATTACATATTAACAGAGAAGACAATTGTTATATTTCACtgcaaaatattataaaagtcaTACAATTGTGTGGCTTTTAAGTGTTTAATTACTTGATTTAAACAaggcaatgaaagaaaaaagaaaaatcatcagaACAGGCCTGACTTTAGGATTTTTTGTATTCAATTCGTTCTACTTTCACGTCATCTCCAATTAGTTGATACACATAAGTGACCACTGTAGAAGCCTGGATATCCATCAATACAAATGAAGGAATAATGTTTctggaagtaaaaataaataatattagtgTTTTGTACTAAAAAGCAGCATtataaatttcaatttaaaataatttggattCAAGGAGAAATCAAACTGTTACACATTAAAATAATTACCAAAAAAGGTCAGAATTATTTAACtggttatatttttcttttagacaATGTCACATGCAATCAATTTTCCTAAAGCTTCCAAATTCCCAAACTGTATACTACTTACGTTTCCAAGGCATTATATGCCCCAGTGGCAGAACCTGGGTTaatatagaatttattttcatgCTCAAATGCttcaaatttgtgtgtgtgtcctgagaTAAGAATGTCCACATCAAACTGCCGCTGCAACAGAGCTAAGCTGGCCATGTCTCCCCACGGAATAACCTGATGTCCATGGATCAAACCAATTTTGAACTGTCCAACAGTCACAACTTTCTGTTCTGGATAATTCAGATTCTAAAACagacaaaagaaaacactttagatacagtggtttttaaaaagagaccacCTGCTTAAGTATCCAATCTCATATGGTATTTTAATACCAAGCCCCACAACAGACCCATTTGTAAATACTTGGTTTCTCCTCAGTTTTTAAGACTGGAACTATGCTTAAAACAAAACTTATTTAAGGTAAACTGGAATTTATCATACAACTGCCCCCccttacaaaagatttatttatgtgaaaggcagagcaacagatagagagggggagaaagagagacaaacatcttccatccactgtttggttcactcctcagatggctgcaacagtcaggtctccctaggccaaagccaggagctccacgtggatctcccacacaaatggcaggcccaggtgcttgcgccatcttctactgccttcccaggcacattagaaggaagttggttgggaagcagagtagctgagactcagaccagcactctgataggagatgtcaGCATGTCCCAAGCTGTGTTTAATCCccctgccacaatgccagccccatcataaAACTCCTTTAGTTATTTCTATGAAATCTGGGTTTCTCTGAGTATGCTCTAAAAAAGGGATGggaaaccttttttctgccaagggccatttggatgtgTATAACATCAGTtgcaggccacacaaaattatcaacttaacaattagccagggctggcgccgcggttcaatagactaatcctccgccttgcagcgccggcacattgggttctagtccgggtcggggcgctggattctgtcccggttgcccctctttcaggccagctctctgctgtggcccgggagtgcagaaggaggatggcccaagtgcttgggccttgcaccccatgggagaccaggagaaacacctagctcctgccattggatcagcgcggtgcgctggccgtggcggccattggagggtgaaccaatggcaaaaggaagacctttctctctctctctcactgtccactctgcctgtcaaaaaaaaaaaaaaaaaagaacacaattaggctgctatagatttatttgagttttgcctgcagctgccttggcagggccaggccaaatgatttcacagccCAGACATTCTGCACCCCTGAAATATTTCCCTTAACTTGTGATTTTCCTCTACCCAAGACCCAAGGCCCACAAATTAGGATGTATCCAAATTACATCCTAGGCTTTAATAGTTATAATCTCAATTTTATGGATGaggtaactgaaaaaaaaaagtttacaataATTTGCCCAAAGTTATGTACTAGTAAATCATTGAGCTAAGATCTAAACCCTGATAGCCTCCAGGATTTGTAAATTTAGCAAAATAGAAACAATAAGTTTTAACTGTTGCCAAACTGTCTTTAACATAACAGAAAACCTAAAAGTTTCCAACAAAAGAGACATATATTCTAATTACTAAGAAGTTtgtgagaggccagtgctgtggcacagtaggttaaagc
Proteins encoded in this window:
- the VPS29 gene encoding vacuolar protein sorting-associated protein 29 isoform X1, translated to MFHPFFYPPVCNQLLHSTKAGHRLVLVLGDLHIPHRCNSLPAKFKKLLVPGKIQHILCTGNLCTKESYDYLKTLAGDVHIVRGDFDENLNYPEQKVVTVGQFKIGLIHGHQVIPWGDMASLALLQRQFDVDILISGHTHKFEAFEHENKFYINPGSATGAYNALETNIIPSFVLMDIQASTVVTYVYQLIGDDVKVERIEYKKS
- the VPS29 gene encoding vacuolar protein sorting-associated protein 29 isoform X2, with the translated sequence MLVLVLGDLHIPHRCNSLPAKFKKLLVPGKIQHILCTGNLCTKESYDYLKTLAGDVHIVRGDFDENLNYPEQKVVTVGQFKIGLIHGHQVIPWGDMASLALLQRQFDVDILISGHTHKFEAFEHENKFYINPGSATGAYNALETNIIPSFVLMDIQASTVVTYVYQLIGDDVKVERIEYKKS